The Nyctibius grandis isolate bNycGra1 chromosome 14, bNycGra1.pri, whole genome shotgun sequence genome segment GAACTGTGTTTCTGGGCTCCAGGTTCATGCAGCAGATGTACGATGGCAAGAGCTGAGgccccttctctgcagagctctggagAGTCCAAGGAAAACTTAGATATCTTCTTCCAGGGTGGGGAGAAATCAGTAGTTGTATTGCTTGAGTTCTAGATATGTATTTGCTTTAGAGCTCCTTGGTCCTGCTGGTAGCTGTTGGTCCATGCCTGGATGCACTAAGTACCTTTCCCCTGGGGCTGGGATACCACCTCTCTCATCTCAGTGATACCTGTTTGTACCTGCTTGAAATGCATAAATGTGTGGGGCTGCCTAAAGGCATGTTTACCCACCCAGTAAAGGTCCTGTTTTGGCACCTTTGTTCCTCGGTGGTTGTGCAGACCCTTCTGTGCCTGGGCACGTGGGGTCTGATTGCTGGGGGCACAGCTCCTGAACACTGTGATCCTGTAGATAACGAGCAATGTCTCTGCTTCTTTTGCCAGTTTCAAGACTACAGGCCAAATTTAAAGGCTGCCTTGGAAAGAGAGAGTacaagaagaagagagaagcaggTATGGGCTTTGGGATTGAGGACTCTTCTCAGGGCTAAGCTTTACAGTAGGAGCTGTAGCTTTGGGAGGTCGTGAATCCACATTGCTGCAGATAGCACTCGCTGCTtccctgcagggctgtgggtgtTGGGGGGAGATGCAGGTGACAGCTGTGTGAAGAGCATTCACAGAGGTCCCCTGAGTTCTGTGTAGCTCCTCAGACCGTGTGCTGCCCTCGGCCTCCCCCAGGCGTCGGCtgtgggagcagctctgtgtggTGGCAGCAGCCTTGGCTGTGCATGTGGGGATGTTCTGGGGTACCCAGGAATTGCCCGTTAACTGCCAGGGAAACAAACCCTCTGATCACAGTGGGCAGGCTCATAAATAATACTGCAGGCTGAAAGGCCAGCTTTGAGACGAGCTGCTTGCTGTCTGCAGCACATCACTGCCTTGATGTTGAGCTCTGCGGTGCAGGTGGTGCCAGATCAGTtattacaaagaagaaaatgttcaaaCCTTCTTACTCTAAAGATCACCTGAtgagaagagctgcagaagagcCAGTTATAGCTTCTGCTATGTGAATTTAAGGGATAGTGTGGCACAGGACCTCTGATACTAATACAAGGACCTGGTTAATTCTTGCAGCTATCAAGCTGGAGTCTTGTTGGCGAGGAGTGCTGGCACGGAAGGAGGCCAAGAAGAGGACGTGGGCGGTTCAGATAATCAGGAAGTAACTATCACTGTGTGGTGGTCATGGGGAGGGTTGTGGGTGGTGGGTCACAGCCTGGTGATGGTCTCTGGACAACGAGTCCAGAGCACTGACAGTACAGTGAGTCAAAACCATCTCCTTCACACCCATTTCGAAGCTGTCATTGCAGTTAGGAGGACAGTTGGCAGATAGGGTTGATTGGAAATGCCTGTCACCTCTTCAGGAATTCTGACTTGCACCAATTCCTGTTGCTCTGCTGGTTTATATTGGTACAAGGGATCTCCAAACCAGTCCCTTTTGAGCCTATCCCTTCTCTTCATATACagtcctccctctctactcccTGAATACTGCATCAGAAGTAGCACTGATCTTCCTTTCTAACTCCAAAGCACTGTATTTTGGTCAACAAAACTTGGAAAAGAATGTTAATATTTGGAATATTATAAAGCTTAATATTTCCATTGCTGTAACTCAGGTGACAGTGTACCTGAGTTACCGTCAGTGGCCTGTTGGCCTGCTGTGTGCCTTCTGCGACTTGCCTTTCATTTCCACTGATTTCTGAGCATAACATGTAAGTTCTGGTTTGGATATTTTCTGTAGATTCATAAATGGCTTCATCAATCGGAAGAAACCCCTTTGCCCAGAGAACATGGAATTTGTGCAGCTTGTGCAGTACAACTACTTGATGAAGCTCAGAGACCACCTTCCAAGAAACGTCTTGGACAAGAGCTGGCTCCAACCTCCTTCCATCCTGGAAGAGGTGAGGGTTGCTGCAAACTTGGGGAGTGGTGAAGATGGCTGCTTTGTTAGGTGGGTCTCTGGGCTGGGGAAGGTCAAATGTGTTGTGACAAGATGTTACAAACAGCTTGCACCAGGCAAGTAGTTGTTGGGCCTGCAGCAGGAGTTGTTTGCACAACTTCAtcgcttttttttccttgtttttttaatgtagacaTCTGAGATGCTACAGAAAATCTGCATTAGGAACCTAGTAAGGAAATACTGCCGAGGTGTGACTGCTGAGAGGAAAGTGCAGGTAACTAATACATGGAATGCAAATGTGCGAGTTAAAACACACTGTGCGTGGGTGATATCTGCTCTCCATGACCTGTCTGACACACTGACTGCACCTTCTgacacagccctgctcctgctgctgagcaAACGTTCCTGAGCCTGGGGTCAGGTGTGTTTCAGTGGCACTTGCCACATACAGTGCAGTGCTCCTGCAGACACGTGGGTCTTAATCTTATAGCATTAAAACTGTACTTCTAATTAGGATAGATCCATAAATAAGAAAAGATCTGTAGGAGTGTTTAGTCCCTACTACCCCTTTATTTGGTGTAATACAGGAATAACCTAAAGATGTTGAGAGAAATGCAGCATGAGTCAGGTAGATACTGCATGAGTAGAAGGCTGGTGGTGTGCAGTAGCAATGTCTGGTGTAACTGCTGATGTTACTGATGGAGAAACTCCAAGAGGGTAAAGGCTGTTCCTTCTCAAAACAGTTACAGCAAAAAGTGGTAGCAAGTGCTGTTTtcagagggaagaaggagggctACCTGCAGAGCATAAACCAGCCTTTCCTGGACACCCGACTGAGTGAGTATGCAACAAACCCCTGATGGATTCAGCCACGTGCTCCTTGCTCAGGAAAAGTCTCTTTGACAAAAGAGACTCAGTTTCTAAGAGAAATTCCCATCTGACAGAGGCAGCGTCGCCTGCTGCCTTTGGGCCCTGCCGTTGGAGTTCCCTTCCTCTGTCACATTTAGTGACAGCAAACGGATTAATCTGCGAGACTTTGCTCTCAAGCTGGGGCACCTGGAATCCCTCCTGGGACAGGCAGCCACGAACCCAAGCAGAAGTCCCTGGGGGCTGGGATGGGTGGGGACCCACCCTCGCTGTGCTGGGAGGCTGTGGTGCAGCACGGCCAGCTGTGGGGATCCAGTCCCAAGGATCCGAGATGTGAATCTTGGGAATCCGTGGAGCCAGTGTTAAGTCCATAAAAGGCACGAATTCTTCTGTGCCAGGGCCTGAACCAAGAAGAGACAGAACAGCCAGTCACTCCCAATGTGGATTACTTgtcaggcaggaaaaaaaaatcactggaacaggtttaGAAGCAGCTGGAAGTGAAGACCCTCAGCTTAGAAGGGAGTGTACCAGGGGGACAAGGACTAATGGGATGGAGGCGATTAATGCAACTCTGTGGTGTTTtacttggggggggggggggtgcctGTCTGCTGCCTACACTCAGTTTGTCTTTCTGGTTTGCTCCTCAGAAGAGAATGAGATAAACCCCAAAGTGCTGCAGCTCATCCACGGTGAGAAGGTCAAGGTAAGGGAAGGACAGCTGGAGCCCAGCAGCCCTTGAACCCGCTGTGCTGGAGTCCTGGGCCTGGCCAGTCCTGCAGACTGGGTGTTCTGTGGTGTCCGAGGCTGCCTTGCAGCCGTGCCTGTGTGGCAGGGCAGGCTGTGGAATAGCAGTGTAGTGAGTATATCCGTGCTTTTAAGTTGGAGATGGGTCTCAAAATGCACCTAGACAGAAATTACTTCAGATTCCTTTTAAAGAAAGCCGCACCAACCTTCTTTGGGCTGTAAAGGGCAGAAGCGCAGGTGGGTGCGCTGCACTTCCCACGGGTATGGCATAGAGGGCACAGGTAAACCGTCCTTCTCAGAGCATGATTCTGAATTGCCTGGTATAAGGAAACCAGCTGATGATAAGCAGAGGTTGGCAGGAGCTGTGGtgagctgggctctgctctgcGGTGCAGTGCTGCTCCCTGCCGAGCCGCTGCCAGGACCCCGCGGCGGTGAGAAACGCTGACCCCCGCTCGTTGTTTTCAGTACGTGACCCCCGTGATAAAATACGACAGGAACGGGTTCAAGGCACGAGAGCGGCTGCTCGTTCTGACCCAGACCTCGGCGTACGTGGTGGAAATGGCCAAGGTCAAGCAGAAAATAGACTACGCCACTCTGAAAGGTAACGGTGGAGGTTGGGGGGGGCTCCCCTTTCTGCCAGTGACCTGGGGGTGGAAGGGTGAACTTCTGAAACTTGGTCCTTCAAAGATATTTGAAGCAATGATCTGCTTGAGAACACTTTTTCCTGAGGGGGGGATAAAGGGTCTGTGTGTCAGCGTGCAGCTCCTTGAAGTATCAGTTATGAGTAAGAGGAGATGGTTCTTTGAAATACTTAAATGCAGGAGGACATCACTTTCTGCTgaaatagaggggaaaaaaacttccCTACCCCATTTATAGGTGTTTTTTAATCCTGCTATTGTCTGAACTACAGTCCAGGGGTAGGATATATACATTCTCCCTTGCCAAAACAAAGGCAGCATGGAAAGGTATGGAGCAAACAATGCATTGTGTTTAAATAACCCCTGCTGGAAACGTGTTATGGACAAGGGGGTGACAGGGGAAGAGATCTTCAGAAGGTGTTCTGGAAACTgggaaggtggtggtggtgctggtgtgGAACTGCCTGGGATGGTTTTTCCTCTAATTCTTGGATTTCTTTTGAAGGTATTTCCACCAGTAACCTGAGCGACAGGATTGTAGTCATTCATGTTCCCGAGGACAACAAACAGAAGGTAGAAAATTGTAACGTAGCTACTGCGAGCTTGTGGTTAGCAGCACGGTCTTGTAGCTGACACTCCTAATATTCTCCTATGAACTATTGGGATTACCCAATTACCAATGTTTACTAATTCTGTAATTGGCTAGACCTTGTCTCACCATGAAagctttccccttccttttttatAGAGCCAAGGTTGCTATAAATCCTAACCAGTCCCTGGACAGGGTGTTTAACAACCCCAACTGCTCCACGCCTGTAGTAATTGCTGTGTAGCTGCTGGTCAGTGCTGTGCAGCAGTGACTGCTCTGGCGTTAGCTGCTGCGTGGCTTACGTGGGGGGTGATGCCCCATGATTTtatgccttgtttttttttcttcccagggaGATGTGATACTCGAGTGTGAGCACGTCTTCGAGACGGTCACCAAGCTCTGCATGCTGGCCAATAAGCAAAACCTTGTTAAAGTCGTGCAGGGAAGGTAAGGAGGGGAGGTGAATGGGTGGTATTGTGCAGGATGTGTTTTAGGGAAGAACCTGCTTCAAAGTCTTTTAGGCCTGGACTACGTAGGTCAAAACTATTAACATCACCCCAGCAGACAGTGCCCTAAGCTGATCAGAGGCCTGTTGTGCAGTAGCATCGTTGTTTTCATGGCTTCTTCTCACAAGATGGGTGCATGGGAACAAGAAAATAGAGTAAAAATCATTACAACCTATTTCCTGGGCTAATGGAACTTGCTTCCACGATGGCTGTGGTTGCACCTTGCTAggtgtgctgctctgctctacCACCTGCCCGTGACCCATCTGCCTAAAACCCAAACTTGTTATAAAACCTATAAGGTGACTGtactttaaaaacacttttttcaggTGTCTGCTGATGTGAGCTGGGTGTGGGGTTGTGGGTTTAGTGGTTTCACAATGGATCTCACAGGCACCTACTGGGCTGAGCCTGCAGGTCACCTCAGGATAACTGCTGCTCTCCCTAAAGGACTCGGCAGGCCCTGAAATGTGATTGCTGAGCGCAGGAACCTTCCCAGTCACGCCACCAAGCTAATGGCAGGTGGATGCAGTCTGTCTCTCAAATCTCTACAGAAATTGAAACTGGCATATGAAACCTGTGCTTCTGCTCCAGCTTTTCTCTCTGGCCTTTGCATTTCAATTGTAATTAGATTCTGTGTGTTCAGTGGTTTTCTCCAGGTCAGATCTGCTTATCTTCTAGTGCTTAATTGCACCAGGAAAATTCAAACGCCCAGACCGGGCAGGCATGCTCCATTCATCAAACCCTTCTGGGTTGGGTGGTATAATGCAATTGTTTAGGAAATTTACCTAAGCTGGAGGGCTCTGATCTTCTAATCTAATGAGATTTGCCAAGGGAACAGAAATAAAGGGGGCTTAGAGTAAAGCCTGTTGTGAGGAAAGCATCTAAGGAGTAATTCTGTCTGTATTTACAGTCTCCAGTTTCGCATTGGCTCTGGGAAGGAAGGGACGATGGTGTTCACCGTCGGGCAGGAGCCTCGGGTCTTCAAAGCCAAAAATGGACAACTAACAGTGGTAAGGCCTCATCTGAGCACTTGTGCTTTCTCCTTTAATGCTCAAACCCTGCAGAGAGCACAGCTAAGTGCTAGCAAGGGCCCTTTGTGTGAGTTCAGGAGGACTTGATTCCTCGTACAGAGCAGAGAGGTGCACAACTGCCCAGTCAGTGTCTACCTACCTAAGATAATGCAATGGTCATGGCTGTGTTGGGAGTAGCAGCTACACACCTTGCACATGCCTTGTTGCTGCTACTTGTTCTCTCAAGCTagcatgggcagagggagcAAGGCTCTCTCCTGCCTTGGGCATTTAGAGGATCTGGCCTGACCCCAAATTCAGTGTGCACCTGCAAACTTCACCTCAGTCCTCCTTCTGCCACCTCTTGTTGCCTCCTTCAACCaagttatttctgaaattggttgggggagggagggaaagcatCTCTTGTCACCCAGGCAGGTTATCTGAGAAGGAAGGGTCTGTCTGACCCAGCGGCAGTCTCAGCAGAACAAATTCTGGCTCTGTATGTAGCTATGGAAAACAGGGGAGCTTTGCTCCTAGTCACCAGGAACACCACACAACCTCTTTTCCCACAGGCAGGACACCTCAAGGACATAACATTTGTACTCAACTTACTgactccttccttttctcatccCAGGTGTCAACCCAGGCCAAGTCTTGATGAGAAACAGTTCCTGTTCCTGGTCACTGTCTTGGCTAGGAACGGAAAGGAGCCTGCAGGATGAGACCAGCACTCACACCTCCCCTGGAATCTCTGATGCCATAGGGCTGCTGTGATTTGAGAGTTTGCTTGCATCTTTTAGGCTCtttttttatagtttaaaactattaaatTATAGCTAAATAAAGTCCATGATGTTGCTGTAACATTGCAGTGAGCACAGATGCTCATTCCACAGTCACAGGGAAACATTTAAACCAAAAGTTGCAGTTCCACATGTAAAATGTCCATCTCTGCACTCAGTAAGAGCTGAGAGCTCTGACCAGTCAGGAAGGATTACGATAGAAGCAACAGGGCTTCTCTAGCTGTACTTTGAGTCCCAGCTCACCAGACCTGCACCTTTTCTCTCAGGCAGACTGGCAAAGCCTTTAAAACCAGCAGCTTCTCCCTGGCAGGTGGAGAGCTGGTTAAACGCAGCAGtagggctggggctggtgttTGTGTTGGTGCATCAGCCTCTGAAGATGCTCATCTGGGAGTCTGGGTAAGCTGCTTTCTTGTCTACTCTGACACGAGGGAAGGTCTTTGCTTTTAGAGTAACGCTGTCCTGGTTCTCCCTGCGCAGCAGCTACGCATGGTGCAGTGGAAACAAAACCCTAAAAGAGGACTAAATGCCTCCTCTTACAGAGGGATGTGTTGGCCTGGTGCAAGCCAGTTCAGAAGAACTTTCATCTCTAGCTCCAGAGCTGAGACTCTGCTCCCTCAAGAGCAGGGTAGGCAGTGTGGTTCCCTTAGGTGCAGAGGGCAGGaatcccctctgctccctcctgcctggcagctgcaggagggagctgctccCTGTGTTCAGAGCGCTTACCCTGCTGCCTCAGGGTGAGGCAAACTCATGTagctcctgctccagctcagCTTGGGCTAGGCTGAGACTACACCCTGAAGAGCCTTGCCTTGCTGCCCTTAAATCCTGGGGTCTGGGGAGTCCCGAGAGCCAGAGTGCTGGTGCCTCTGCCAGGAGCAGTGCCAGGAGGTAAAAGACATgtggtatttcttcctgaaagTTCCTTGCAGCTCCACGGGCCACGAGGACAGCACGCTTCAACCAAGTAATAAAGTAACACGCACACAGATATGAAATATCTTCTAATATtgtgttacattttaaaaaaaaaaagtacatattGCAAACATCAACCATACACTGAAATCCagctgaagctttttttgtgCATAAGTACAAAGGAGGAGGGAATGATTGTACAGAacctgtgtgtgctgctgctgcccacggAACAGAACAACTCCAGTAAGACTGAAAGGTCTGAAAGAGCATTTGTGCAACGGCATTAACAAAGTCCCCTCCCACAGACCAAGGACAAGGGGCCAGCAGGTAAAGGCCACTCTAAGCTGACAGCAGCATGGCTTTACTACACAACAGTACACAGAGGGTTAAGTCAGGAGTGTGTTATGGCAGAATGTGCCCATAAATGCAGCAACAACACTGAAGCTTACTCAGACTCTCCTGGAGTGACTTACTCAACCAATAGCTATAGCAACTGCTgtacaaagaataaaaataatcacacacccccccccccattttttaAGAACTTAGTTTGCAAAACCTGAAAGAGGAAATCCTGAAGCCAGGTAAGAATCTATTTACAGAGAAACTAAGTTAATCACAGAGATGTGATCTGTCaggtgctcagcactggtgtcAACACGTCACCTCCTGGAGCTGGACCTGCTCTTGCACCACAGGACGTGACTGGACTTTGTGAGTGGCCggtgctgggctgctggagCCTCCCCGACACCGTGGGGGGAAAGCAGGTAAGTTCAGTGCAGCTGAGGAGGAAGATGGCCTGTCCCTCCCAGCCCACAGGAGAGCACCAGCTCTCCAGCATTAATGATGCGAGCAGGGGTTGCTGCAGGGATAGGGGAGCAAGACCAAATGGCTTCACCTAGCGCAGAGTCCAGGCCCCTTGGAGGGCAGCAGGTCTGTTACAGGTGCTTAGAAACCCATCAACAGCCCAGTAAGTGTCAAAGTACACAGTGCTGGAGAAAGAGCAAGGCAGAGGACTTTCCTTCTCCGCTCCCCAGCTTATCTCAAAGCAAGATAAGAAGGGAGAGGCACCAGGTCCTCCACAACAACAATCTATCTGCACTATGGGTTTCTACAAACCCAAAGTGTTGCACGCACACGTAAATACAGCTTAAACCCAAACTACAGCCTGATACATCTGTTGACTGTTGAGCTCTTGCTTATAAATGAGTAGctgaaggagcagaggagacagGTACAACCACCACAACTTCCAGAGACAGCAGCTGTCTGTAACTTAGAAAAGTCTTTGGTTATAGAAAGCTGACCCAGCTTAACGCTGAGATCTTTTTAGCTTCACTTGATGATCCAAAATTGTAACACTGAgcttaatgctttattttagcCCCTGCAGCCGAGCTGTCCATAGCTGGGGATGTAACTGCTGTTTGAACTACAAGCACTGGAGTAATGCAGCTGGTGATGCTGACAACACCTTTGGTTTTTAACCTGTTAACGTGCCACTAACAGCCCTGAGCCAGGAGCAGGAATCCTTGCAGCAGGAAGCTGGGCAAAACCAACTACCTACCTCACTGAGGAacatggagctgctgctctgtagATGCCTGGCCATCAAGGGCAGCACCCGATATTCCAGATGAAGGGTCAAAAAACCTCTAGAATAGGCCGAAGTACCCTGGTGTCTGCCAAGGGGCCTGACTGCAAGTTTAAGACTTCCTACATCAGGTTCCTCTCCCTCTCAAGATCTGTTACATTAACTGTTACAgctgtggctctgctctttATCCTTCGGCATCCAGCCCTCCTGAATAACACACAACCTTCCCCTGTAACTGTTACTTGACTCCACAATAGGCAACAAGAGACGAGGAGGTAGATAAAATATTCATTGATAATAGAAAAGCACTCAGAAAACTAGACTAGTAAGTCTGCTCGACACAACATTTCAGCTCTGCCCTTTCACACACAGCTGCCACTGCTGAAAAGACTTGGAATATGCTCAGGATAAAGTCAAACAAGGAACACCTGCCTCTGGGCCGctgcctgctcctctgccctgtGGTACCTGCATTGCCCTTGCTCAAAGACAATGCTCCTGTATCAGTTACAGAACTGAACTACAGCTGCTGGCCTCCCCCCCCTAcgctgggctggcagggaggggtcagtgctgctgcccctgcagGGCACTGACCTGCCCCTGACCAAAATGAACTCCCCAGCTGAGCCAGGCTCAGGCAGAAGTTCTAAGCGCTGACTGGCCACAACCCCACCCTAAGACAAAGCAATCATCACATACAATTTGCTCCTGGATCCTCCTTTTGGAGGAATTTTAACATCTTCCACCCTTGAACTGCACAGATAAAGCAGGGGTGGGTCTCCACCGTTCAGTGCTGTAGAAGCTCCACTGAACCCTCCAAGCAGCAGGTCCCAAGAGCAGCAGGGAGCCACAGCCACCCGGCAAGCTGAGCCCAAGCAgctccccctgctccctctgcccccagcacTACAGGAAAGGAGTCAGCGAGTGTCACTTGCCCTCTGGGAGTCACGCCGAGGCACTCCTGAGCTGCCAACCCCATTGCCTACAGGCCTGGGAGAAagggagctctgcagcagctctggtgtGCTCAGATCTCTGCACTTCTCCCACGCCTGAACACCTGGGAGGAGACAGGGCCAGGGAGTGCCCAGAGGGAAGGTACAAGGCtgactgactttttttgttgttttgttttgttttttaaagtgcagGATAATTACTAAAGCCAAAGGAAGCCAGCCCTCTTCCTCCCTAGCCACAAAAATAGCAAAGAGTGCTAAAAATCCAGGGCATTTCTCCAGATGCTCAACAGGTCCTCCCACTATCTACCGTATGCCCAGTAACTTTATTTATTCTTGTCCCTAGAACTACTGCATTTAAATACCCCAAATAACCTAGTTTGTTACAAAACGTAATTTACAGACTTTGCTGAACAGAAGTTGAACTGCCTGGTCCTCTGCTGCAGGTCGTGGATGAGAGGCAGCACCCTCCAGCCCGAGCTGCTCGGCTCACTGGTGCAGATGGGCCCTGTCATCCGGACGCTTGATGTGAATCCTCCGCACGCGCTCGATGCGCTCTCGCTCCTCGTCTTCTTCCAAGTGGTGGGAGCGGCCAGCTGCCCCTCCTGTGGCTTCCAAGAGTGCGTTGTCGGGCCCCCTCCCGTCCTGGGACTCGTACAGCAGGATGTTCAGCGTCTCCTCGTAGATGCGGGCTTCTGGGAACTCCACCTGGCCACCAAGAGAGAGGAGGTCACTCACCTACTGCCAGGCACTGCACACACCAGGTTACCTCAGCTTTAATTCCTGAtatctttctggttttaaaatttctcatttGCACTCTAGCCACGGAAATCCTTTCTAGCACAATCGTTTCTGTTCTAttatttgctttcagcttttgaGACCCAGCAAGCAGGGTTTATTTTCAGGGCAGACTCAGACAGACACCGCCTGGGAACGGTCCGAAGGCACGGGGAAGGCAGGGCACTGCTCACCAGGACTGTCTGTACACAGGGATGTAAAACAAACTTGGTTAAGCGTGAGGTTGTCTAAAGGTAAAGAACTGGCCTGAACTTGCATGCTGGAATATCACAACTGCCCTGTTAAGTGCTACAGCCAAGCAGTCTAACGAACCCTAACGAACCCCCAGGATGAGCTGCACTGTGCTGCTCCCGCTCTGAACGGCACTGGTTACTCTAGAGAGATGCTAAACACTGAAAGGAGGGTTCAAAGTGGGCCAGACGTCAGGACACCAGTCTGACAGCAGCTGGGCCCCTTGCTGGAAGCTTCCAGGGGTTTACTCCTacctttgtctgttttttctcagtagCGTAAACGATGGAAGTGCAGCAGACTTCGGCGATCTTCCGCCCCTGCCCGTAAAAAGACCAGCAGCAGATCTCATCTCCAATCACATCCTTGATGAAGAGCACCCTCCCGTTAAACCTCAGGGACAGCTTGTCGAAGAGCTCAATGTTCTTCAGCATGTTGTCGTCGGAGTTGCTGGGAGAGATGGACAGCAGCAGTCACGTCAGGGTGATGAAGACAGCACACAGAACAGAAGGGGGGTCAGGCAGTGAGCAGTTACAGGCCCCTACGCCCAGTTTCCTTTGACTTACTGTGTCTCTACCCAGGGAGTGTTTACAGCTGGCACCCAGGACTGCAGTGGGTAACTCATCTGACCAGTACAAGCAGgaaaacctgctgctgctgaaggagcagCAGTACGACACCCACAGTACTGTGAACAATACTGTGCGAGGCCATTTCATGTGTGCAAAATTCTACCACCCCAATAAAACCATTCCTAAGCTCCAGCTCAGGACCAGCTGGATGGGAACAGCGTTATGTCATGAAACATAGACATAAGGGAAGGGGGACAAGGTCCCCGACTTGATTTTACCCCTAATTGAGAACACCATGCTATGGAAGGCTTCCTGTATTCACCCAATGTGCTGGAGCCCACGGGGGATGCACGCCAGCAGCTGGCTGGGAGGCTCTGCCAGCTGCACCTCAGTGTCAGAGGAACCCCTCTGGCACAGAAATAGCACGTGCCCAGCCTCCCACTGATGACTGCAGGCTCCCTTCTGACTCACATTTGAAATGAATTGGGAAAAAACTGAGGGCACGCCAGCACCAATCTGCCATTGGTTCCGAgtggagaaaaagcaaatgcttaTCGTGGATTTTAGTCTAAGAAAAACTTCAAAGTCATCCAGCTGAAGTCATTTACCTGGTGTAGGAGTATTTGTTGTTGCTTCTGTTATACAGCAGCTTCACTGCTGGctgtaaaaaacaaaccacaggtCAGTGGAAGCGCAGTAAGAGCTGGAATCTCAGCTCAGCCCAAGACCCCCCGGCAGAGAAGCTGCAACACGACAGGACACCATCAGGCCCCAGCCCAGagggattttgttgttgttgttactgtTGTTGCTGCAAAACATCCTGCCCAGCTTGGCAGCGGGGCTGTAACCCCTCTGACCCCTCTGTCACTAGATCATCAGCTGCTCTCACCCACTCGCTGCCTTTTTGCCAGGGTGATCACCAGCATCCTCCCCTCTACCTGCCACAACGAGCAGGCCTCCAGGAACAGGAGCCACTGATTCACTTGAGCTAAAGAAAGCATCTGTCGTTAATAACTGGAGCAGACAAAGGAATGGAAGATCTGATGATAGCCCTGAGGATCTGCTCCatcagcctgctgctgcctaCACCCTCTATTTTAATACCTGAAGTGGAGAAATACACGGCCAGGCCCAGCCTGAGCaacatttaacatttaattcagaagaaatgtttaGTCTGCTGCAGATTCTCAGTGCTTTGCAGCTCAACAGTTGGAGTGTGTGTATCTTAGGGTAAGCCCATTGCTGAAAActaaaaaccatttttaaagaacacttGGGGAAGGTCCCACACAAGGCCGGGGCAGCAGGCCAGCAGCCTCCTGAGCCacacacagaatcccagaatcaaccaggttggaagagccctctgggatcatcgagtccaaccattgccctgacaccaccatggcaactagaccagggcactaagtgccatgtccagtcttgtcttaaacccctccagagatggtgactccaccacctccctgggcagccccttccaatggctaatgacccttgctgagaagacccCACAGCCTGGCCCCTCTTACCTTGTTCGAAGTGGCTATaagcttttgctcttcttt includes the following:
- the KCTD10 gene encoding BTB/POZ domain-containing adapter for CUL3-mediated RhoA degradation protein 3 isoform X2 translates to MEEMSGESVVSSAVPAAATRTTSFKGTSPSSKYVKLNIGGALYYTTMQTLTKQDTMLKAMFSGRMEVLTDSEGWILIDRCGKHFGTILNYLRDGAVPLPESRREIEELLAEAKYYLVQGLVDECQAALQNKDAYEPFCKVPVITSSKEEQKLIATSNKPAVKLLYNRSNNKYSYTSNSDDNMLKNIELFDKLSLRFNGRVLFIKDVIGDEICCWSFYGQGRKIAEVCCTSIVYATEKKQTKVEFPEARIYEETLNILLYESQDGRGPDNALLEATGGAAGRSHHLEEDEERERIERVRRIHIKRPDDRAHLHQ
- the KCTD10 gene encoding BTB/POZ domain-containing adapter for CUL3-mediated RhoA degradation protein 3 isoform X1 yields the protein MEEMSGESVVSSAVPAAATRTTSFKGTSPSSKYVKLNIGGALYYTTMQTLTKQDTMLKAMFSGRMEVLTDSEGWILIDRCGKHFGTILNYLRDGAVPLPESRREIEELLAEAKYYLVQGLVDECQAALQQNKDAYEPFCKVPVITSSKEEQKLIATSNKPAVKLLYNRSNNKYSYTSNSDDNMLKNIELFDKLSLRFNGRVLFIKDVIGDEICCWSFYGQGRKIAEVCCTSIVYATEKKQTKVEFPEARIYEETLNILLYESQDGRGPDNALLEATGGAAGRSHHLEEDEERERIERVRRIHIKRPDDRAHLHQ
- the KCTD10 gene encoding BTB/POZ domain-containing adapter for CUL3-mediated RhoA degradation protein 3 isoform X3 encodes the protein MSGESVVSSAVPAAATRTTSFKGTSPSSKYVKLNIGGALYYTTMQTLTKQDTMLKAMFSGRMEVLTDSEGWILIDRCGKHFGTILNYLRDGAVPLPESRREIEELLAEAKYYLVQGLVDECQAALQQNKDAYEPFCKVPVITSSKEEQKLIATSNKPAVKLLYNRSNNKYSYTSNSDDNMLKNIELFDKLSLRFNGRVLFIKDVIGDEICCWSFYGQGRKIAEVCCTSIVYATEKKQTKVEFPEARIYEETLNILLYESQDGRGPDNALLEATGGAAGRSHHLEEDEERERIERVRRIHIKRPDDRAHLHQ